A DNA window from Theobroma cacao cultivar B97-61/B2 chromosome 5, Criollo_cocoa_genome_V2, whole genome shotgun sequence contains the following coding sequences:
- the LOC18597854 gene encoding uncharacterized protein LOC18597854 isoform X1, translating to MTWRNLESMVLLAHPAYRRRSPRPITRSANRSFLPLLRSSLLAMSIRHLQNSRIFFRFLAWWILFSFFPGLISSAVVTLDSIEIFKTHELIGKPTVYFLCKGENRTELPDVTKTGVVYSFKGEESWQPLTELVSKKCKRCGFYEKDTIKADDIFAEWEFCSSDFKAPKYTLFKEEEFNATFHCPDCTSLPAASNTAPEKHDDGNGMHVAVVILISVLISTVTIVALVMAYKYWQKKKRQQDQARFLKLFEEGDDIEDELGLGTVI from the exons ATGACTTGGCGAAATCTTGAAAGCATGGTGCTCCTTGCGCACCCCGCGTACCGAAGACGCAGCCCTCGTCCAATTACCCGCAGCGCGAACCGGTCTTTCCTTCCCCTCCTTCGTTCTTCTTTG CTCGCTATGTCGATTCGCCATCTGCAAAATTCGAGAATTTTCTTCCGTTTTCTCGCCTGGTGGATCTTATTCAGCTTTTTTCCAG gATTAATTTCCTCGGCAGTAGTTACATTGGATTCAATTGAAATATTCAAAACGCACGAGTTGATAGGAAAACCGACGGTTTATTTCTTATGCAAAGGAGAGAACAGGACGGAGTTGCCAGATGTCACCAAAACAGGCGTCGTCTATTCCTTCAAGGGTGAAGAATCTTGGCAG CCTCTGACTGAACTTGTAAGCAAGAAATGCAAGCGATGTGGATTCTATGAGAAGGACACCATTAAAGCAGATGATATATTTGCAGAGTGGGAGTTCTGTTCTTCTGACTTTAAAGCTCCAAAATATACATTGTTTAAAGAGGAGGAATTTAATGCTACTTTCCACTGTCCAGATTGCACATCTCTTCCAGCTG CTTCTAACACAGCTCCTGAAAAGCATGACGATGGGAATGGAATGCACGTTGCTGTAGTGATACTGATCAGTGTGCTGATTTCAACTGTAACGATAGTTGCACTGGTGATGGCATATAAATACtggcaaaagaagaagaggcAACAAGATCAGGCTCGGTTCTTAAAGCTGTTTGAAGAAGGGGATGACATTGAGGATGAACTAGGCCTTGGTACTgtaatatga
- the LOC18597854 gene encoding uncharacterized protein LOC18597854 isoform X2 — translation MSIRHLQNSRIFFRFLAWWILFSFFPGLISSAVVTLDSIEIFKTHELIGKPTVYFLCKGENRTELPDVTKTGVVYSFKGEESWQPLTELVSKKCKRCGFYEKDTIKADDIFAEWEFCSSDFKAPKYTLFKEEEFNATFHCPDCTSLPAASNTAPEKHDDGNGMHVAVVILISVLISTVTIVALVMAYKYWQKKKRQQDQARFLKLFEEGDDIEDELGLGTVI, via the exons ATGTCGATTCGCCATCTGCAAAATTCGAGAATTTTCTTCCGTTTTCTCGCCTGGTGGATCTTATTCAGCTTTTTTCCAG gATTAATTTCCTCGGCAGTAGTTACATTGGATTCAATTGAAATATTCAAAACGCACGAGTTGATAGGAAAACCGACGGTTTATTTCTTATGCAAAGGAGAGAACAGGACGGAGTTGCCAGATGTCACCAAAACAGGCGTCGTCTATTCCTTCAAGGGTGAAGAATCTTGGCAG CCTCTGACTGAACTTGTAAGCAAGAAATGCAAGCGATGTGGATTCTATGAGAAGGACACCATTAAAGCAGATGATATATTTGCAGAGTGGGAGTTCTGTTCTTCTGACTTTAAAGCTCCAAAATATACATTGTTTAAAGAGGAGGAATTTAATGCTACTTTCCACTGTCCAGATTGCACATCTCTTCCAGCTG CTTCTAACACAGCTCCTGAAAAGCATGACGATGGGAATGGAATGCACGTTGCTGTAGTGATACTGATCAGTGTGCTGATTTCAACTGTAACGATAGTTGCACTGGTGATGGCATATAAATACtggcaaaagaagaagaggcAACAAGATCAGGCTCGGTTCTTAAAGCTGTTTGAAGAAGGGGATGACATTGAGGATGAACTAGGCCTTGGTACTgtaatatga
- the LOC18597855 gene encoding pathogenesis-related protein PRB1-3 — translation MATTRTLFPQSLAAALAIFSLLFIAASAQAIPQQNSKPRNNIQKNGNANGKPRRPPTTAELAKKIKSASFVKEVVSAHNAARVTIGQTPMVWNYTLAYFAKQCAKKRLNDCKLIHSYGPYGENLFWGGKSHWTPSEVVKFWVEEKAYYDPKSNTCATGQMCGHYTQIVWKDSVRVGCARINCYNGKGMYVICSYDPPGNYINEHPFGDLANIDNVNKIALPPLWKPPVVAPTLPVH, via the coding sequence ATGGCAACAACAAGGACTTTGTTTCCACAATCCCTTGCCGCTGCCTTGGCCATCTTCTCCCTTCTTTTCATCGCCGCCTCGGCTCAAGCGATACCCCAACAAAACTCCAAGCCGAGAAACAACATTCAGAAGAATGGTAATGCAAATGGCAAACCAAGAAGACCACCGACGACGGCGGAGCTTGCGAAGAAGATAAAGTCGGCTTCCTTCGTGAAAGAGGTTGTTTCTGCTCACAACGCTGCAAGAGTCACCATCGGACAGACACCCATGGTGTGGAACTATACCCTTGCCTACTTCGCCAAACAGTGCGCTAAAAAGCGCTTAAACGATTGCAAGTTGATCCATTCTTATGGCCCTTACGGGGAGAACCTGTTTTGGGGTGGCAAAAGCCATTGGACCCCGAGCGAGGTGGTGAAATTTTGGGTTGAGGAGAAGGCTTATTATGATCCGAAGTCAAACACGTGTGCCACGGGCCAAATGTGCGGACATTACACCCAGATTGTCTGGAAAGATTCGGTCAGGGTTGGTTGTGCTCGTATCAACTGTTACAATGGTAAAGGCATGTACGTGATTTGTAGCTATGATCCGCCGGGCAATTATATCAATGAACACCCATTTGGTGACTTGGCTAATATTGACAATGTGAATAAGATTGCACTGCCACCGCTGTGGAAACCACCCGTTGTTGCCCCAACCTTGCCAGTACACTAA
- the LOC18597856 gene encoding protein ALUMINUM SENSITIVE 3, producing MDWDWLFEFLKGMVKPVAALSVVLMAVLLSFMQKLGLEKEMIYSILRAFLQLSVIGFVLQFIFNQENSGWIVLAYLFMVSVAGYTAGQRAKHVPRGKYVAGISILAGTAVTMFLLVILNVFPFTPRYVIPVAGMMVGNAMTVTGVTMKRLRDDIKIQMNLVETALALGATPRQATLEQVKRALVIALSPVLDNAKTVGLISLPGAMTGLIMGGASPIEAIHLQIVVMNMLIGASTVSSIMSTYLCWPAFFTKAYQLETKVFSSD from the exons ATGGATTGGGATTGGTTGTTTGAGTTTCTGAAGGGCATGGTCAAGCCAGTGGCTGCCCTTTCGGTGGTTCTCATGGCGGTTCTCTTGTCTTTCATGCAAAAGCTGGGTTTGGAAAAAGAGATGATTTATTCTATCCTCAGAGCTTTTCTTCAGCTTTCCGTTATTGGGTTTGTTCTTCAGTTCATTTTTAACCAGGAGAACAGCGGGTGGATCGTCCTTGCTTATCTTTTTATG GTTTCTGTTGCTGGATATACAGCTGGCCAACGTGCTAAACATGTGCCCCGCGGGAAGTATGTTGCAGGAATATCTATCCTGGCTGGAACAGCAGTGACCATGTTCCTCCTTGTTATATTAAACGTTTTCCCTTTCACCCCGCGATATGTTATCCCTGTTGCAGgaatgatggttgggaatgCAATGACAGTAACTGGAGTCACAATGAAAAGACTTCGAGATGACATCAAGATACAAATGAACCTG GTGGAGACAGCTTTAGCTCTTGGGGCAACTCCTCGTCAAGCAACTCTAGAACAAGTGAAAAGGGCTCTAGTTATTGCACTCTCACCAGTCTTGGACAATGCCAAAACAGTGGGTCTTATCTCACTCCCAGGGGCGATGACTGGCCTCATAATGGGAGGCGCTTCACCCATAGAAGCTATTCATTTACAGATTGTTGTGATGAACATGCTAATTGGTGCCTCTACCGTTAGCAGCATCATGTCAACATACCTCTGTTGGCCTGCCTTCTTCACTAAAGCATACCAGTTGGAAACAAAGGTGTTCTCTTCAGATTGA
- the LOC18597857 gene encoding uncharacterized protein LOC18597857: protein MNLLRNAIKSHVSVRTIRPMQALPSFLGASPKRFSTGTDEPQPPQPDASVNQFMESASKGFVFAKLHGITKHTMKSDIMSLLEGCNLTADDIKVHYSRSFFPLGMMLRFSSPAAFSNAARTIRRFDRLYRLEKVEASDWDIVRPYNGKTVLLLGIPRNALVEDVERFLSGCDYDPSSIQMVTVPKPGTPVPFRFTTVRFPSQIQAMNACISKNRNVCLNNQLSVRVLH from the exons atgaatctcTTGCGAAACGCAATCAAATCGCACGTTTCGGTTCGAACGATCAGGCCAATGCAAGCCTTACCATCATTCCTAGGAGCGTCGCCGAAACGTTTCTCCACCGGGACGGATGAACCTCAACCGCCACAACCCGACGCCTCCGTCAATCAATTTATGGAATCTGCAAGCAAAG GATTCGTTTTTGCGAAACTCCATGGAATCACAAAGCATACAATGAAGAGCGATATAATGAGCTTGCTTGAAGGGTGTAATCTAACGGCTGATGATATTAAAGTTCACTACAGCCGCAGCTTTTTTCCTCTTGGAAT GATGTTGCGGTTTTCATCACCTGCTGCATTTAGTAACGCAGCAAGGACCATTCGGAGGTTTGATCGGCTTTACAGGTTGGAGAAG GTTGAAGCTTCTGATTGGGATATTGTTCGACCATATAATGGCAAAACT GTGTTACTGCTAGGAATCCCTCGAAATGCACTTGTTGAGGATGTAGAGCGCTTTCTTTCTGGTTGTGACTACGATCCGTCCTCCATCCAGATGGTCACAGTTCCAAAACCAGGAACCCCAGTCCCCTTCAGATTTACAACTGTGCGGTTCCCGTCGCAAATCCAAGCAATGAATGCATGCATTAGCAAAAACAGAAATGTCTGTCTCAATAATCAACTCTCAGTACGAGTTCTCCACTAA
- the LOC18597858 gene encoding pentatricopeptide repeat-containing protein At2g37320 — translation MNTLLLKSIIQRNSCFKPLLFFLSQSIPFSSYKLKLNPPSKVLRIMDIMSPKPTPTPRQNHLRLIQDFLQSDSDQFTAQHFVNDFVYSDSPTEYLPIFFNEILAPPVTNKDISKFNPIVLSNAISSCGSKRNLYGGIQYHCLAIKTGFFPNVYVGSSLVTSYGKCGELEEAYKVFDEMPVKNVVSWTTIIAGFAQEWQIDMCLELYNMMKNLTLKPNDFTLTSLLRACTGSGALGQGRSAHCQVIQMGFDSYSYICNALISMYCKCGSVEDAMFIFKKMAGNKDIVSWNSMIAGYAQHGLAMEAIDLFEKMKEEKIKPDSITFLGVLSSCRHAGLVEQGRVYFDSMVVHGVEPALDHYSCVVDLLGRAGLLKEAREFILKMPICPNAVIWGSLLSSCRLHGIIWVGIEAAESRLLLEPGCAATHVQLANLYASARRWDQAARVRKLMKDKGLKTSPGYSWIEVKNEVYRFRAEDKSNSKVTEIHGVLGRLVNHMRTLDYGQQMHEEEVDDALCSTI, via the coding sequence ATGAATACACTTCTGCTTAAATCAATTATCCAAAGGAATTCTTGCTTTAAAcctcttctcttctttctgTCTCAATCcattcctttctcttcttacAAACTAAAACTGAATCCTCCGAGCAAGGTATTGAGAATCATGGATATCATGTCCCCCAAACCAACTCCTACTCCCCGCCAAAACCATCTTCGTCTCATTCAAGACTTTTTACAATCAGATTCTGATCAATTTACTGCCCAACACTTTGTCaatgattttgtttattcAGATTCACCAACAGAATATCTCCCAATCTTCTTCAATGAAATCCTAGCTCCTCCTGTTACAAACAAagatatttcaaaatttaatccaATTGTTCTGTCAAATGCCATAAGTTCATGCGGGTCAAAACGTAATCTTTATGGTGGAATTCAGTATCATTGCTTGGCAATAAAAACTGGGTTCTTCCCAAACGTTTATGTGGGAAGTTCTTTGGTTACTTCTTATGGGAAATGCGGTGAGTTGGAGGAGGCTTACAaagtgtttgatgaaatgccTGTTAAAAATGTAGTTTCTTGGACTACTATCATTGCTGGGTTCGCGCAAGAATGGCAGATTGATATGTGTTTGGAGCTCTATAATATGATGAAGAATTTGACTTTAAAGCCAAATGATTTCACATTGACAAGTCTTTTGAGAGCTTGTACGGGTAGTGGAGCTTTGGGGCAAGGGAGAAGTGCTCATTGTCAAGTAATTCAGATGGGTTTCGATTCGTATAGTTATATTTGTAATGCTCTTATTTCTATGTATTGTAAATGTGGGAGTGTTGAAGATgcaatgtttatatttaagaaGATGGCAGGTAATAAAGATATTGTGTCTTGGAATTCGATGATTGCAGGTTATGCTCAACATGGCCTTGCAATGGAGGCTATTGATCTTTTTGAAAAGATGAAGGAAGAGAAGATAAAACCTGATTCTATTACTTTTCTTGGAGTGCTCTCTTCGTGTCGTCACGCGGGTCTTGTTGAACAAGGCCgtgtttattttgattcaatggTTGTACATGGTGTTGAGCCGGCGCTGGATCATTATTCATGTGTTGTTGATCTTCTTGGTCGTGCTGGATTATTAAAGGAGGCTCGagaatttattttaaagatgCCGATTTGCCCCAATGCTGTTATATGGGGttctttgctttcttcttgCAGGCTTCATGGGATTATTTGGGTTGGGATAGAGGCTGCCGAGAGCAGACTATTGTTAGAACCTGGGTGTGCTGCTACCCATGTTCAGTTGGCGAATTTATATGCTAGTGCAAGGCGATGGGATCAGGCTGCTAGAGTACGTAAACTGATGAAAGATAAAGGACTGAAAACCAGTCCTGGATACAGCTGGATTGAGGTTAAGAATGAAGTTTACAGGTTTAGAGCAGAAGACAAGTCAAATTCTAAGGTGACTGAAATTCATGGTGTTTTGGGTCGACTGGTAAACCATATGAGAACATTAGATTATGGGCAACAAATGCATGAGGAAGAGGTTGATGATGCTTTGTGTTCAACAATTTAA
- the LOC18597860 gene encoding uncharacterized protein LOC18597860: MSMIAKKRIRVESVPEADDIVNDGEIPDFSNQARLSLALNPNKRGKQVRVSKLKDIGSNVISTRKLGIQSPSIQSGIKRKYLEIDGSMRELSCKEHEAQFCNISRTANRARMGPRSSDGGMEIAERRNPTQRDIEAALALMQLSNDISGLLKTKMQSPSSKEDCLIQRNQNIRKVGGGSAWLQSEYMNDDAVEQHNLYKRYQKFGTKEVSLLKRRKAADRTQMGTKVEHDYHRIKAEKDLEEGELPISSLKRKKLPKSSLEKCGLKKVQAEPGLFEGSTACSSFTVSAVGNSTVPEPKPFKKLQFNSICPTAHKGFSFSIIHFLSAIRIAMITPVAKGDPLAFSKYAAKSNPKSVNRSHERKGMSNSQGEQINLPCLTMHEIVERVRWNPGDPCILEAQEPLQDLVRGALKLFSSTTAPPGAKAWKALTLYSKSNKSWSWIGPVAIKPHNNMKETVSSEAWGLPRSTLLKLTNSFADWLKIAQESLQKIRNLPEPPLTLMHQTVNMKERLREVRPRKIVATISRCPEEIRDYFRKEEAVRYSVPERAFSYTALDGRKSAVAPVRRCSGKPSLKCREHFMLKADRPPNITVLTLVRDAAARLPAGMGTRADVCVLIRDSQYIVEDISEEQLSQVVSGALDRLHCEHDPCVQFNRERRLWFYLHGDREEDDFEHDATSSIKKRRRQREIP; the protein is encoded by the coding sequence ATGTCGATGATAGCAAAGAAAAGGATCAGAGTTGAGAGTGTACCGGAGGCGGATGACATTGTAAATGATGGAGAGATACCCGATTTTTCTAATCAAGCAAGGCTTAGTTTGGCACTGAACCCCAACAAACGTGGCAAACAGGTTCGTGTAAGTAAATTGAAGGACATTGGGTCGAATGTAATATCAACAAGAAAGTTGGGAATTCAATCTCCTTCAATACAAAGTGGAATTAAAAGGAAGTACCTTGAAATAGATGGTTCTATGCGAGAGCTTTCTTGTAAGGAACATGAAGCTCAATTTTGTAATATTTCAAGGACAGCTAATCGTGCTAGAATGGGTCCAAGAAGCAGTGACGGTGGTATGGAAATAGCAGAGCGCAGAAATCCTACCCAGAGAGATATAGAAGCAGCACTAGCTTTGATGCAATTATCAAATGATATTTCAGGATTGCTCAAGACGAAGATGCAATCACCATCATCAAAGGAAGACTGCCTTATTCAGAGAAACCAAAACATAAGGAAAGTTGGCGGTGGTTCTGCTTGGCTGCAGTCGGAGTATATGAATGATGATGCTGTTGAGCAGCATAATCTGTACAAGAGATATCAGAAATTTGGGACTAAAGAAGTAAGCTTACTGAAGCGGAGAAAAGCAGCAGACAGAACACAAATGGGTACGAAAGTTGAACATGATTACCATCGCATCAAGGCTGAAAAGGACCTGGAAGAAGGTGAACTGCCCATTTCTTCTttgaagagaaagaaactgCCTAAATCTTCTTTGGAGAAATGTGGTTTAAAGAAAGTGCAAGCTGAGCCTGGTCTGTTCGAAGGGTCAACCGCTTGTTCATCCTTTACTGTATCAGCGGTTGGGAATAGTACAGTTCCAGAGCCAAAACCATTTAAGAAGCTGCAATTCAATTCAATATGTCCTACTGCTCATAAGGGGTTCTCATTCTCtattattcattttctttctgcCATTCGCATAGCAATGATTACTCCAGTTGCAAAAGGTGATCCTTTAGCATTTAGCAAGTATGCTGCTAAAAGCAATCCTAAAAGTGTTAACAGGTCTCATGAGAGGAAGGGAATGAGTAATTCACAAGGAGAGCAGATCAATTTACCTTGTCTCACTATGCATGAAATTGTTGAGCGTGTGAGATGGAATCCTGGGGATCCTTGTATTCTTGAAGCCCAGGAGCCACTTCAGGATTTAGTTAGAGGTgctctaaaattattttcttcaaCAACAGCACCTCCCGGTGCAAAGGCCTGGAAGGCTCTCACTCTTTATTCCAAGTCAAACAAGAGTTGGTCCTGGATTGGTCCAGTAGCTATTAAGCCACACAACAATATGAAGGAAACTGTATCTTCGGAAGCTTGGGGTCTTCCACGCAGTACCCTTCTGAAATTGACCAATTCCTTTGCAGATTGGTTGAAAATTGCTCAAGAGAGTCTTCAGAAGATTAGAAACCTTCCTGAACCACCCTTGACTTTGATGCATCAGACTGTCAACATGAAGGAAAGATTAAGAGAGGTTAGACCTAGAAAAATCGTGGCTACTATCAGTCGATGCCCTGAGGAAATAAGGGACTATTTTCGCAAGGAAGAAGCTGTTAGGTATTCTGTTCCAGAGAGGGCCTTTTCTTATACTGCATTAGATGGTAGAAAATCCGCTGTTGCTCCAGTGAGAAGGTGCAGTGGCAAGCCATCATTAAAATGCAGAGAACATTTTATGCTTAAAGCAGATAGGCCACCTAATATCACGGTTCTCACTCTTGTGAGGGACGCGGCAGCCAGATTGCCAGCTGGTATGGGTACTAGAGCTGATGTTTGTGTTCTCATAAGAGACTCACAGTACATTGTGGAAGACATCTCTGAAGAACAACTTAGCCAGGTTGTTAGTGGTGCCTTGGATCGATTGCACTGCGAACATGACCCATGTGTGCAATTCAATCGAGAGAGGAGGTTATGGTTCTATTTGCATGGAGACAGAGAAGAGGACGACTTTGAGCATGATGCTACTTCATCTATAAAGAAGCGGAGACGGCAACGAGAAATCCCATGA